One Alligator mississippiensis isolate rAllMis1 chromosome 12, rAllMis1, whole genome shotgun sequence DNA window includes the following coding sequences:
- the TMEM43 gene encoding transmembrane protein 43: MSRNVSDASSRKEHVKITSEPKPGFLERLSETSGGMLIGFVSFSLSFYVLFTNEGRALKTATSLDEGLSLVIPLDNIRTVSQQNEGKLVHLSGALATSKPLFDPSYGLSIQTVKLKRNVEMYQWVEYEDSKEYEENGEIKKETRYSYNTEWKSEVVNSKNFDREIGHKNPSAMAVESFTVTAPDVQVGRFFLSKGLIDKIDNFKQMSLSNLEDPHADVTRGGDYFYHSENPRRPEVGDLRVSFFCAGLSGDDPHMGPADVVTVIARQRGEQLVPYQTKSGNVLQILYVGDLSAEEVFQKEHESNTMKTWGLRAAGWLAMFVGINLMTRILYTLVDWFPVVRDLVNIGLKAFAFCIATSLSLLTISVGWLFYRPLWALMIALLSAVPIVIAKSRVPAKKQQ; this comes from the exons ATGTCGCGGAAC GTCTCTGACGCAAGCAGCAGAAAAGAACATGTTAAAATTACCAGTGAGCCCAAACCAGGGTTCCTGGAGCGGCTCAGTGAGACATCTGGGGGGATGCTGATTGGGTTTGTGTcgttttccctttctttctacGTGCTTTTTACCAATGAG GGACGAGCTTTGAAGACAGCCACCTCTCTTGATGAGGGCTTGTCTCTTGTAATTCCTCTTGACAACATACGCACCGTGTCTCAACAAAATGAGGGGAAACTAGTGCATTTGTCTGGTGCCCTTGCAACATCAAAG CCTTTGTTCGATCCCAGCTATGGGCTTTCCATTCAGACTGTCAAACTCAAACGTAATGTAGAAATGTACCAGTGGGTAGAATATGAAGACTCCAA AGAATATGAGGAGAATGGTGAAATTAAGAAAGAAACAAGATATTCATATA ACACTGAATGGAAATCGGAAGTTGTGAACAGTAAAAATTTTGATCGAGAGATTGGACATAAAAATCCAAG TGCTATGGCTGTGGAATCTTTCACTGTGACTGCTCCTGATGTCCAGGTGGGCAGGTTCTTTCTTTCCAAAG GTCTTATTGACAAAATAGACAACTTCAAGCAGATGAGCCTGTCAAACCTGGAAGATCCACATGCAGATGTTACCCGAGGAGGCGATTATTTTTACCATAGTGAGAACCCCAGGCGTCCAGAA GTGGGAGACCTTCGAGTTTCATTCTTCTGTGCAGGTCTGAGTGGAGATGACCCTCACATGGGCCCAGCAGATGTG GTAACTGTGATTGCTCGTCAGCGAGGGGAGCAGTTGGTTCCCTATCAGACCAAGTCTGGCAATGTCCTGCAAATTCTATACGTTGGGGATCTCTCTGCTGAG GAGGTCTTTCAAAAAGAGCATGAGAGTAACACCATGAAGACCTGGGGCCTTCGTGCAGCAGGCTGGCTTGCCATGTTTGTTGGCATCAACCTCATGACCCGAATTCTTTATACCTTGg TGGATTGGTTTCCTGTTGTCAGAGACCTGGTTAATATTGGCCTGAAAGCCTTTGCCTTCTGCATAGccacctctctctccctgctgacCATCTCCGTAGGGTGGCTCTTCTACCGTCCTTTGTGGGCTTTGATGATTGCACTGCTGTCTGCAGTTCCTATTGTAATTGCCAAATCCCGAGTTCCAGCAAAAAAACAGCAATGA